From the genome of Luteipulveratus halotolerans, one region includes:
- a CDS encoding zinc metalloprotease — MARLRKPTATFLVGAAFFGSTTVLSTSPAFAVCYTPGVATSFNVNFEGSYLGSSYWADAVSYAINQWNATRSQGTGVFIYRNESERYNTIRMESYADNWYGLYNGNGITFSAKLNIRTIGPAATDDRRWVTSTSSHEFGHALRMGDNPSTIYNSIMKHSRNRDVVYGPAGYDIGEVKRCN; from the coding sequence TTGGCACGACTTCGTAAACCCACAGCAACGTTCCTCGTCGGCGCAGCCTTCTTCGGCTCGACGACCGTCCTCAGCACCTCGCCCGCATTCGCCGTCTGCTACACACCCGGTGTGGCGACGTCCTTCAACGTCAACTTCGAGGGGTCCTACCTCGGATCCTCATACTGGGCGGATGCCGTTTCCTACGCCATCAACCAGTGGAATGCCACGAGATCGCAGGGCACCGGCGTCTTCATCTACCGCAACGAATCGGAGCGTTACAACACGATCCGCATGGAGTCGTACGCCGACAACTGGTACGGCCTATACAACGGAAATGGGATCACGTTCAGTGCGAAACTGAACATTCGCACGATTGGGCCGGCCGCGACAGACGATCGACGGTGGGTCACGAGCACTTCATCGCACGAGTTCGGGCACGCCCTCCGGATGGGAGACAACCCGTCGACCATCTACAACTCCATCATGAAGCACAGCCGCAACCGGGACGTGGTCTACGGGCCGGCCGGCTACGACATCGGTGAGGTGAAGCGATGCAACTAA
- a CDS encoding type 2 periplasmic-binding domain-containing protein has translation MIARFKVSSTVRESTLQPAGTATGGEIPITLRPSTVTEVLAGDLRVGQTINLSRPGKLDESIEGMEDVEPNKEYLLFVEAYPDGRASIIGGDEGIFKPAQAGAAFTSKKFGTVTANTLQSAARKAHP, from the coding sequence GTGATCGCCCGGTTCAAAGTGTCATCCACAGTCCGCGAGTCGACCTTGCAACCCGCCGGGACCGCGACCGGGGGTGAGATCCCCATTACCCTTCGCCCGAGCACGGTTACCGAGGTTCTCGCCGGGGACCTTCGGGTGGGTCAGACGATCAACCTGAGCCGGCCAGGGAAGCTCGATGAGTCGATAGAGGGCATGGAAGACGTGGAGCCGAACAAGGAGTATCTCTTGTTCGTGGAGGCTTACCCTGACGGTCGGGCCTCGATTATCGGTGGTGACGAGGGAATCTTCAAACCCGCCCAGGCCGGCGCGGCCTTCACATCGAAGAAGTTTGGCACCGTCACTGCGAACACACTCCAGTCAGCGGCACGCAAAGCGCATCCCTAA
- a CDS encoding IS256 family transposase — protein MSERAAVAQLVRAARARGEDLTGPDGLLKLLTKTVLETALDEEMSEHLGYDKHAVEGRDGGNSRNGTRAKTVLTDNVGPVTIEVPRDRDGSFEPVIVKKRQRRLGDVDTVVLSLYAKGLTTGEISAHFAEVYGASLSKDRISVITDRVIDEMSEWCARPLLPVYAAIFIDAIYVKVRDGQVGNRPFYAAIGVDLQGRRDVLGLWAGTAGHGESAKFWMSVLAEIKNRGVADVFFIVCDGLKGLPDSANAVFPLATVQTCIIHLIRGSVRYASKKYWEAMAKDLRPIYTAPSQEAAWAAFEQFEETWAAMYPAISRLWRDAWEQFVPFLDYDVEIRRVLCSTNGIESLNARYRRAVTAKGHFPTEQAALKTLYLVTRSLDPKGTGQARWTMRWKPALNAFAVTFADRMPAAENL, from the coding sequence ATGTCCGAGCGAGCCGCGGTAGCGCAGCTGGTCCGTGCCGCCCGGGCGCGTGGTGAGGACCTGACCGGCCCGGACGGACTGCTGAAGCTGTTGACCAAGACCGTGCTGGAGACCGCGCTCGATGAGGAGATGAGCGAGCACCTGGGCTATGACAAGCACGCGGTCGAGGGCCGTGATGGTGGTAACTCCCGCAACGGCACCCGGGCCAAGACGGTGCTGACCGACAACGTCGGCCCGGTCACGATCGAGGTCCCACGGGACCGGGACGGCAGCTTCGAACCGGTCATCGTCAAGAAGCGACAACGCCGCCTGGGTGACGTCGACACCGTCGTGCTGTCGTTGTACGCCAAGGGCCTGACCACTGGTGAGATCAGCGCGCACTTCGCCGAGGTCTACGGCGCCTCGCTGTCCAAGGACCGCATCTCGGTGATCACCGACCGCGTCATCGACGAGATGAGCGAGTGGTGCGCCCGGCCGCTGCTGCCGGTCTACGCGGCGATCTTCATCGACGCGATCTACGTCAAGGTCCGTGACGGCCAGGTCGGCAACCGGCCCTTCTACGCCGCGATCGGGGTCGACCTGCAGGGTCGGCGCGACGTGCTCGGGCTATGGGCCGGCACCGCCGGGCACGGGGAGTCAGCGAAGTTCTGGATGAGCGTGCTGGCCGAGATCAAGAACCGTGGCGTGGCCGATGTGTTCTTCATCGTGTGCGACGGACTGAAGGGGCTGCCGGACTCAGCGAACGCGGTGTTCCCGCTGGCCACGGTCCAGACCTGCATCATCCACCTGATCCGCGGGTCCGTCCGGTACGCCTCCAAGAAGTACTGGGAGGCGATGGCCAAGGACCTGCGCCCGATCTACACCGCACCGTCGCAGGAGGCGGCGTGGGCGGCGTTCGAGCAGTTCGAGGAGACCTGGGCGGCGATGTATCCCGCGATCTCACGGCTGTGGCGTGATGCGTGGGAGCAGTTCGTGCCGTTCCTGGACTACGACGTGGAGATCCGCCGAGTTCTGTGCTCCACCAACGGGATCGAGTCCTTGAACGCCCGCTACCGGCGCGCGGTCACCGCCAAGGGCCACTTCCCAACCGAGCAGGCCGCGCTCAAGACGCTCTACCTGGTGACCCGGTCCCTGGACCCCAAGGGCACCGGTCAGGCACGCTGGACCATGCGCTGGAAGCCGGCCCTGAACGCGTTCGCCGTGACCTTCGCCGACCGCATGCCCGCGGCCGAGAACCTGTAA
- a CDS encoding alpha/beta fold hydrolase, whose translation MSEILAHNKTAPVSTHNSTQDSTQDSTQDSTQDSTQDSTQDSTQDSTQDSTQDSTQDTTQESWRDVAHVLVDVGGAQIGSYVAGDGPPVVLLHGWPQTSSAWRQVAPALVAAGYTVVAPDLPGVGSSGELASGYGKDDQATALRQVLYHLGLDGPVRLVGHDIGGMIAFSWARQFPDEVARLALVDLAIPGLGLEQAMDVARGGRWHFGFFMAEAVPEFLIDGHEEQFFAHWFATLAASQRAFPPDVIAETTAAYRGSDALRRGFGHYRTLLTDGQANADWLTSGGQLPMPVAAIGGEHAVGDRLAQAVHRAAPHVEAVVVAGAGHFVAEEQPQTFLAHLIPFLR comes from the coding sequence GTGAGTGAGATCCTCGCCCACAACAAGACGGCGCCCGTCTCGACGCACAACTCCACGCAGGACTCCACGCAGGACTCGACGCAGGACTCGACGCAGGACTCGACGCAGGACTCGACGCAGGACTCGACGCAGGACTCGACGCAGGACTCGACGCAGGACTCGACGCAGGACACAACGCAGGAGTCGTGGCGCGACGTCGCGCATGTTCTCGTCGATGTCGGCGGTGCACAGATCGGGTCGTACGTGGCGGGCGACGGCCCGCCGGTGGTGTTGCTGCACGGCTGGCCGCAGACATCATCGGCATGGCGTCAAGTCGCCCCCGCGCTCGTGGCCGCGGGGTACACCGTCGTTGCCCCAGACCTCCCCGGGGTCGGTTCGTCGGGTGAGCTCGCCTCCGGCTATGGCAAGGACGACCAGGCGACCGCCCTGCGGCAGGTCCTCTACCACCTCGGGCTCGACGGGCCGGTGCGGCTCGTCGGCCACGACATCGGCGGGATGATCGCCTTCTCCTGGGCACGCCAGTTCCCCGATGAGGTCGCGCGCCTCGCGTTGGTCGACCTTGCCATTCCCGGTCTCGGTCTGGAGCAGGCGATGGACGTGGCTCGGGGTGGGAGGTGGCACTTCGGTTTCTTCATGGCCGAGGCCGTGCCCGAGTTCCTGATCGACGGGCACGAGGAGCAGTTCTTCGCGCACTGGTTCGCCACGCTGGCCGCGAGCCAACGGGCGTTCCCGCCCGACGTCATCGCGGAGACGACGGCTGCCTACCGCGGCAGCGACGCGCTACGCCGCGGGTTCGGCCACTACCGGACCCTGCTCACCGACGGGCAGGCTAACGCGGACTGGCTCACCTCCGGCGGGCAACTCCCCATGCCAGTCGCCGCCATCGGTGGCGAACACGCCGTCGGTGACCGGCTGGCTCAGGCCGTCCACCGTGCCGCCCCCCACGTCGAGGCCGTCGTGGTCGCCGGCGCCGGCCACTTCGTCGCCGAGGAACAGCCACAGACGTTCCTCGCCCACCTCATCCCGTTCCTGCGATGA